In Deltaproteobacteria bacterium, a genomic segment contains:
- a CDS encoding HRDC domain-containing protein: MKLTKPIYIDNADDLAAWVERLAHADTIAVDTESDSLHHFREKVCLIQMTALGQDVLIDPLALNNLQSLAAPLSNPKCIKIFHDAGYDLVSIKRDFNLHVEGIFDTMVASRLLGCKDFGLAAILKARFNFIADKRLQRSDWAKRPLSEEQISYARYDTHFLTDLAKQLKNELRDKSRLNWAEEEFSRLPEVVLRAHTRPIGVDPDGFWRIRGVKTLSSIIKGRLRALYEMRDKIAESLDRPKFKVLSDTTMLELAKHPPSSIDNLVRKGLRKAGVARFGADILAALAEATPVSGNPPKGVMRKKRSGRFLDAQVRERYECLRNLRRQLADDLGLDPEVALGNAVLEDLARHPPHILKDVKSRPELKGWRYNILAKPLFNCIQKLNIDQIKSETN; the protein is encoded by the coding sequence GCCGTTGATACCGAAAGTGATTCTTTGCATCATTTTCGCGAAAAAGTATGCCTTATTCAAATGACTGCTTTAGGCCAAGATGTGCTGATTGATCCACTAGCACTCAATAATCTTCAATCATTGGCAGCACCACTGTCTAACCCAAAATGCATTAAAATATTTCATGATGCTGGCTATGATTTAGTTAGTATTAAGCGCGATTTTAATTTACATGTTGAAGGCATTTTTGACACGATGGTCGCTAGTCGTCTTTTGGGATGTAAAGATTTTGGCCTTGCAGCAATACTCAAAGCTCGTTTTAATTTTATTGCTGATAAACGTTTGCAGCGTTCAGATTGGGCAAAGCGTCCATTAAGCGAAGAGCAGATTTCATATGCTCGTTACGATACACATTTTTTAACAGATTTAGCTAAACAACTTAAAAATGAATTGCGTGATAAGTCACGCCTCAATTGGGCAGAAGAGGAGTTTAGTCGGTTACCAGAAGTGGTGCTTCGTGCTCATACGCGACCAATAGGTGTTGATCCTGATGGTTTTTGGCGTATTCGTGGGGTGAAAACGCTTTCGTCTATAATTAAAGGTCGCCTTCGAGCTTTATATGAAATGCGTGATAAAATTGCCGAAAGTCTTGATCGCCCAAAATTTAAAGTGCTTAGCGATACTACTATGTTAGAGTTAGCTAAGCATCCGCCATCATCGATTGATAATTTAGTTCGTAAAGGATTGCGAAAAGCTGGAGTAGCACGTTTTGGTGCTGATATTTTAGCCGCTCTAGCTGAAGCTACCCCGGTATCTGGCAATCCTCCCAAAGGTGTGATGCGTAAAAAACGTAGTGGTCGTTTTCTTGATGCACAGGTGCGTGAGCGTTATGAATGTTTGCGTAATTTACGTCGCCAACTTGCTGATGATTTGGGTTTAGACCCTGAAGTCGCGTTAGGTAATGCAGTATTAGAAGATTTGGCTCGTCATCCGCCGCATATTCTGAAAGATGTTAAAAGTAGGCCAGAACTTAAGGGTTGGCGTTATAATATTTTAGCTAAACCTCTTTTTAATTGTATTCAGAAGCTAAATATTGACCAAATCAAATCAGAAACAAACTAA